CGGCTCCGCAGTCCAGGCCGAGCAGCCGGTCACCCGGCCCGACCTCCAGCCGGTCGTAGACCGCTTCGTAGAGCGGTACGAGCATCCGTTCCTGGATCTCCGCCCAGTCCCGGGCAACGAGCGTCGCCGTCGGCGTCGGTGTCATCGAAAGAGCGCTCCTGATTCCGTGTCGCCCCCTTGGCCCCCGTTGCCAGGGAACTCCCCATTCGCCCCCGCGTCCAGAGGAGCGCCGGACCCGATTCACGTTCGGCGCGCCGGGCGCCGTACCATTCGCGCCATGGCAAAGGCACCCGTTCTCACCCCCCAGGCGGAGGATTTCCCCCGCTGGTACCAGGATCTGATCAACAAGGCCGAGCTGGCCGACAACGGTCCGGTGCGCGGCACCATGGTCATCCGGCCGTACGGCTACGGCCTGTGGGAGCGGATGCAGCAGGAGATGGACGCGCGCATCAAGGACGCGGGCGCCCAGAACGCGTACTTCCCGCTGTTCATCCCGCAGTCCTACCTGACGAAGGAAGCCGAGCACGTCGAGGGCTTCGCCCCCGAGCTGGCGGTCGTCACGCACGGCGGCGGCAAGGAGCTGGACGAGCCCATCGTCGTCCGGCCCACCTCCGAGACGATCATCAACGACTACTTCTCCAAGTGGGTCCAGAGCTACCGCGACCTGCCCCTGCTGATCAACCAGTGGGCGAACGTGGTCCGCTGGGAAATGCGTCCGCGCATCTTCCTCCGTACGAGCGAGTTCCTCTGGCAGGAGGGCCACACGGCCCACGCCACCTACGAGGACGCCCGCGAGTACGCCGCCCGGATCCACCGCGACGTCTACGGCGACTTCATGACGAACGTGCTCGGCATCGACGTCGTGCTCGGCCGCAAGACCGCCAAGGAGCGCTTCGCGGGCGCCATCAACACCCTCACCCTCGAGGGCATGATGGGCGACGGCAAGGCGCTGCAGCTGGGCACCAGCCACGAACTGGGCACCAACTTCGCCAAGGCGTTCAACACCCAGTACCTCTCCAAGGAGGGGAAGCAGGAGCTCGTCTGGCAGACTTCGTGGGGCGTCTCCACCCGCATGGTCGGCGGCCTGATCATGTCGCACGGCGACGACAACGGCCTGCGGGTGCCGCCGCGGCTGGCCGCCGTCCAGGTCGTCGTCATGGCGATCAAGGGCGACGAGGCCGTCGCGAAGGTGCGCGAGCTGGGCGACCAGCTCAAGGCCGCGGGCATCCGCGTGCAGGTCGACGACCGCATCGACACCCCCTTCGGCCGCCGCGCCGTGGACTGGGAGCTCAAGGGCGTACCGGTCCGCATCGAGATCGGCCCCCGCGACCTGGAGGCCGGCACCGCGATGCTGGCCCGCCGGATCCCGGGCGGCAAGGAGCCGGTGCAGATCACGGCCCTCGCCGACCTCCTCCCGAAGGTGCTGGAGGAGGACCAGGCGCAGCTGCTGCGCGAGTCCCGCGAGCGCCGCGAGTCCCGCACCTCCGACGTCGCGACCATCGGGGAGGCCGCCGAGGCCGCCATCGCCGGTGGCTGGGCGCGCATCCCGTGGGCCGACCTGGGTCCCGAGGGCGAGGCGAAGCTCGCCGAGCAGGCCGTCTCCGTACGCTGCCTCATCGCCGAGGACGGATCGGTCCCGCAGGCGGACGACGCCCCGGGAACCCTCGCCATCGTGGCGCGTTCCTACTGATGTGACCTGAAGTGGCTGTGGGGGTGCCCCCGGAAGGTGACTGACCACCTCCGGGGGCACCCCCATACGTACCGACTCCTCCGGAGATCTGCGCACCCGGCCTCATCAGGACGCATGAGACTGAACTGACTGGTACGTGCAAAAAATTTGGAATGGCCCGGAATCGGAACACCGGGGCACCCCGGCTCGTTGTCACGACGTGAGCACGACACCACCTGTTCTCGCCGCAGAGCTGGCGCAGGCGTGGGCCGATATTCAGCGGTACCACCCCGAGCTGCCTGACCTTGCCGCGCCCGAGTCCCTGATCGGAGAGTCCTCGTCCGCCTGCGGCGCGGAACTCTCCTTCGAGCGACTGCTGCACGAGGCAGTCCACGGCATCGCCGCAGCCCGCGGTGTCCGTGACACCTCGCGCGCCGGCCGCTACCACAACCGCAGATTCCTCGCGATCGCCGAGGAGATGGGCCTGGACCACTCCGAAGAGCCGCATGCCAGCAGCGGCTTCTCGCTGGTCGCCCTCAACCCCGAGGCGAAGAAGCGGTACCGGCCGACCATGGAGCGCCTCCAGCGCGCCCTGAAGGCCCACACCGCCGCCACCTCCGCCGACACCAAGCGCAGCTTCCGCGGACCGGCCGCCCGGCACGGCTCCTCCGGCGGCGGGGTGCGCGTCAAGGCGGTCTGCGACTGCGGGCGCAACGTCCGGGTCGTGCCGTCGGTGCTCGCCCAGGCCCCGATCGTGTGCGGCGGCTGCGGCAAGCCCTTCCGCATCCCCGAGGTGGCCGTGTCCGCCGCCGCTTCCTGAGCGCGGTCCGGCGGCGGGCCGGGGGGTCCGGGGTGCGGTCCGGGTGCGGGCCGCCCCGGGTGGAAGCGCCGCGGGCATGTGGCACAATGGCTAGCTGTACTCGACAGTCGAACAGGACCCCTCTCTCCTACGGCTGACGCGTCCATCGGGCACCCGAGTACCGCAACCCCACGTGGCATCTCATGTGCCCAACCACGTCAAGTTCAGGAGACACCACTCCAGTGGCAGTCAAGATCAAGCTCAAGCGCCTCGGCAAGATTCGCCAGCCGCACTACCGCATCGTCGTCGCCGACTCGCGCACCCGCCGCGATGGCCGTGCGATCGAGGAAATCGGTCTGTACCACCCCACGTACAACCCCTCGCGCATCGAGGTCGACGCCGAGCGTGCGCAGTACTGGCTCTCCGTCGGCGCCCAGCCGACCGAGGCCGTGCTCGCGATCCTGAAGCTCACCGGTGACTGGCAGGCGCACAAGGGCCTCCCGGCCCCCGCGCCGCTGCTGCAGCCGGAGACCAAGGAAAGCAAGCGTCGCACCTTCGACGAGTTCGCCAAGGCCCTTGAGGGCATCGGCGAGACCAAGGGCGAGGCCATCACGCAGAAGGCCAAGAAGGCCGACAAGAAGGCGGACGAGGCTGAGGCCGCCGCCGAGTCGACCGAGGCCTGATCATGCTCGAGGAGGCTCTTGAGCACCTCGTGAAGGGCATTGTGGACAACCCCGACGAAGTGCAGGTCGCCTCGCGCACCCTGCGTCGCGGGCAGGTGCTGGAAGTCCGGGTCCACCCGGATGACCTCGGTAAGGTGATCGGCCGTAACGGTCGCACCGCACGTGCCCTGCGTACCGTCGTGGGCGCCATTGGCGGCCGCGGGATCCGTGTCGACCTCGTCGACGTGGACCAGGTCCGCTAAAGAATTTCGCATGACCGGCACGGGCCGGGGAGGGCATCTGTGCCCTTCCCGGCCCGTCGTCGTCTGAACAGGAGAAACAAGCGTGCAGCTCGTAGTCGCGCGGATCGGCCGCGCCCATGGGATCAAGGGTGAGGTCACCGTCGAGGTCCGCACCGACGAGCCGGAACTGCGGCTCGGCCCCGGTGCAGTCCTCCAGACCGAACCGCTGTCGGCGGGTCCGCTGACCATCGAGGCCGGCCGGGTGCACAGCGGCCGGCTGCTGCTCCGCTTCGCGGGGGTCAAGGACCGCACCGGCGCCGAGGCGCTGCGCAACATCCTGCTGATCGCCGACGTGGACCCCGAAGAGCTCCCGGAGGACCCGGAGGAGTTCTACGACCACCAGCTGATCGACCTGGACGTGGTCCTCGCCGACGGCACCGAGGTCGGCCGGATCACCGAGATCTCCCACCTGCCCTCGCAGGACCTGTTCATCGTCGAGCGGCCGGACGGCTCCGAGGTGATGATCCCCTTCGTCGAGGAGATCGTCCTGGAGATCGACCTGGAGGAGCAGCGCGCGGTCATCGACCCGCCGCCGGGGCTGATCGACGACCGGGCGGTGATCGCCTCCGAGCGCGACGCCGACGAGGCCGAGGGCGAGCCCGAGGGCACCGACGCCGACGTTGACGCCGACGCCGACGACGCCGCCAAGGGCGACGCCTGATGCGGCTGGACGTCGTCACGATCTTCCCGGAGTACCTCGACCCCCTCGACGTCTCCCTCGTCGGCAAGGCCCGGGCCCGTGGCCAGCTCGATGTACACGTCCACGACCTGCGGGAATGGACGTACGACCGGCACAACACGGTCGATGACACCCCGTACGGCGGCGGCCCCGGGATGGTCATGAAGACCGACCCGTGGGGCGAGGCCCTGGACAGCGCCCTGGCCGACGGCTACGAATCCGGTGCCCGCGGCCCGGTCATGGTCGTCCCCACCCCGAGCGGGCGCCCGTTCAC
This is a stretch of genomic DNA from Streptomyces sp. NBC_00536. It encodes these proteins:
- the proS gene encoding proline--tRNA ligase — protein: MAKAPVLTPQAEDFPRWYQDLINKAELADNGPVRGTMVIRPYGYGLWERMQQEMDARIKDAGAQNAYFPLFIPQSYLTKEAEHVEGFAPELAVVTHGGGKELDEPIVVRPTSETIINDYFSKWVQSYRDLPLLINQWANVVRWEMRPRIFLRTSEFLWQEGHTAHATYEDAREYAARIHRDVYGDFMTNVLGIDVVLGRKTAKERFAGAINTLTLEGMMGDGKALQLGTSHELGTNFAKAFNTQYLSKEGKQELVWQTSWGVSTRMVGGLIMSHGDDNGLRVPPRLAAVQVVVMAIKGDEAVAKVRELGDQLKAAGIRVQVDDRIDTPFGRRAVDWELKGVPVRIEIGPRDLEAGTAMLARRIPGGKEPVQITALADLLPKVLEEDQAQLLRESRERRESRTSDVATIGEAAEAAIAGGWARIPWADLGPEGEAKLAEQAVSVRCLIAEDGSVPQADDAPGTLAIVARSY
- the rpsP gene encoding 30S ribosomal protein S16 produces the protein MAVKIKLKRLGKIRQPHYRIVVADSRTRRDGRAIEEIGLYHPTYNPSRIEVDAERAQYWLSVGAQPTEAVLAILKLTGDWQAHKGLPAPAPLLQPETKESKRRTFDEFAKALEGIGETKGEAITQKAKKADKKADEAEAAAESTEA
- the rimM gene encoding ribosome maturation factor RimM (Essential for efficient processing of 16S rRNA); protein product: MQLVVARIGRAHGIKGEVTVEVRTDEPELRLGPGAVLQTEPLSAGPLTIEAGRVHSGRLLLRFAGVKDRTGAEALRNILLIADVDPEELPEDPEEFYDHQLIDLDVVLADGTEVGRITEISHLPSQDLFIVERPDGSEVMIPFVEEIVLEIDLEEQRAVIDPPPGLIDDRAVIASERDADEAEGEPEGTDADVDADADDAAKGDA
- a CDS encoding RNA-binding protein; translated protein: MLEEALEHLVKGIVDNPDEVQVASRTLRRGQVLEVRVHPDDLGKVIGRNGRTARALRTVVGAIGGRGIRVDLVDVDQVR